The genomic interval TGGCCAGTGAGAGGAGTTCGATAGAAAGCACGTACGAGCTGACCAAGTATCTGGAGTATCAGCTCAAGGAAATCAAAGACATATATGTGAGTCATTTTTTGTGATTCTGTTTCACTATGATCTCTATTTGAGTTCCCATTACTGTAAAGCcgttaaaatgtatatttttataatgaCAATGGATCAATGGCTACGTGAAAACAACGTGACAATTTCAAAGGTCACTCATGGTcaacctacagagaattatcacctgaaccagcagctcctctctgctTTATAGCGAGTTTCAGCTCTCATTGTGTCGTTTTCAGCCGCAGCAGGCAcctcgtgtttgttggacccatccgccTCCCCTCCCaacctgtgtgtctctttcgctctttaaactacgtcaccacaacACTTTCCTTGAGCGTTTACTTTtgctgtggatgggtttacattgtagttaatggaaagcccggtgcatctctTACCGACGCTAACGGATGCCTTGTGCAGCAGTATTGAACTTGGCAAACTTCACAGTAGCAGGAAGTGTTGTGATGAATGATGGCCCAAACTATGCAAATAACTAAGAAACCAGAATTATACATTAAACCTTCTCatcctttcttctctcctccagcTGACCTACCTAGGCCCTCCATTCAATGAGAAAGACTTCTCCCCTCCACGGCCCAACAGCACCGCTCTGTCCCTGCCCATCGCCGCCACCCGCCTGGAGCTGTGGCACGGCCTGGAGAACCAAGCTCGCCTCGCCCAGAACCAGAAGGCCTACTCTGTCCTGCTGGCAGCCGTCAGGGAGCTGGCCCGCTCCACCCTCTGCCCCTCCCTCAAGACCTCTCTGCTGCACTTCTGCACAGGTCTGGACGGGCTGCTGGGCTCCATATCCGCACTGATGACCACCCTCGGTTACGCACTTCCTCCTCCGTCTGCAAACGACGGAGAGCTGCAGTACCctcagaggggggggggaggcgaCCGACCTGCTCCGCTGATGAGCCAGAGCCTTTACAGGTTCAGAGCCGGGACGAGGACAGAGTCCGGTCAGCGTAACAGCCAAAGGAGAAGCGAGACGAGGGCGgtcagaggagagagggaggacggCGTCGCCGTGGACCCGGCGGAgaaaaggagagggaaagaggggaggagagcGGCAGCGCCCGCAGCCGGAGGAAGGAGCGGCGGATCAAGGgagaagggaagaggagagagagggaggagagggaagagggaagAGCCGGAGAAATGGACCGCCAGCGAAGAAGAGAGAgtggcagaggaggaagaggaggagctggagcgagaggagggatggaggaagagaaggtTGTTGAGTATCaatgaggatggagaggaggagacgcaGCCTGAACACAGGGTAGAAGTGTTGTTCCCGGGCTCAGACGACTCCCTTCGACAACCGAGCATccaaaccaacaacaacaacaacaatcagtACAGCTACAACATGAACTTGCATCACATAGACACACTCAGAAAAGAAGATGGGTTTATTGTGGAGGGAAGGTTTATGGTGGTTGAGGAAAAGCAAACAGACATGGCAGCTTCCTCCTCCACTTTCTATCACCAGCGTCGGCCTCCTcgctccctcctctcccccacCCTCCCACCTGCTCTGTCCACTCTCTCCCTGCTCTACCAGTTCAGAGCGGGCGAGGAGCACACCCTCCTCTCCCAGCCCGTCCCTCTGTCTCTACAACGGGGCACCTCCCTCCTGTCGCCTGCCCTGACtccgctcctctcctccacctcctccgcctcctcttcGCTGTTGTCGGTGCGGCCGACGATGAACGACTTCGCCAGGAAGGTGGAGGGGTTTTGGATATTGCGAGAGCTGCAGAGTTGGTTGTGGCGGTCGGCGAAGGACTTTAACCGCCTCAAGAAGAGACTCAGAGGCTGAGATGTTGAGACACACACAAGAGCAGTATATCGGAAATCTGTTATTTGCACAAATGGAAACAAATTGGGAGCTTAAACAGACCAAAAGCACATAAACACATTCATGCTTAATGCATTCATTCATACCGGACTGGAATAAGTGAATGAAGGACTATTTGGCAGGTCACCAGAAGCGCTAATggaatataacacacacaatGCCAACACATTACCAGCACCGTCATCCGCCTGATGCACATAGCAGCTCATTGAGCGAGACTGGGCTGAGTTACCGAACTTCACGGCTCATAGATCAACAGAAATACCACTGTAggtggttacacacacacacacacacacacacacacacacacacacaggggcagACCGaaggacaggcagagagacaaacagtgCCATTGAGTGAAAACTGATTCAGTGACCCCCAGATGTGTGAATCAGCAAACATTCATTTTCTCTAAAGGAAGAACATTTCTGAATGGGTGAAAgacaaaaggagaggaggaaatgaccagagggatgaagaggaggagaggatgaggcaAGAAAGGGAGAGGAAGACGGGAGGAGGCGTGAGTCAGGGAAATAACGGGCAGAGGGGTACTGCTGAGTAATCAGAAGTCGGCTGGCCAGTTACAGTAACTCTACAACAGCGCTACACATACTGTCCAGACAGAGAGCcggtcaacacacacacctattgTGGTATCTGGTGCCTTAACAAACCATTCACTTCAATGCTGCTTTCACTCATTTGACCACTTTTTAGATGATTTCACTGCAAAGCAAGACATTTTTAACACAatcttaaaaaatgttttaaaagagaaTAATTTCCCTTAAAAAATGCCACAGTTTTGTGTTCTCTgtataaagaaatattttttgttgAGAGTAAGATGAGAACATGAATATCATTCCCACATTTATATACTAATATGAAGATGGagcggttagcttagcttagcataaagactggaaacagctaggtTGGGTCTGTCCAAAAGTGACAAAATGCACCTTCAGCACCTCTGAAGCTCTCTGATTAACACGTAATAATCTTGTTGGTTTAATCCAGACAAAAGCCGAAGTGTAAAATCAACATGTTGCAGTCGTGGAAGCTTGCGCCGGATTCACACCAAGCAGCGGCGAAGTGCAGCTCGCcctataattacatttttctgagGCCGAGAGGCttcttcatgtgtttcaggcgggaagaaattctttgtaacataggtcaacatgtcacaggagtcacaggatctgttaaATGATTGGCTGCGGCTTCTCTCTGGCTGCACTTCGCCGCTAAAAgataaacttttcccaacttttgtttCGCTGCATTTGGCCGCAGAATGAAACGGCCGCAGCTCGCTGAGTTTTGGAGCAACCACTGCTGATTATCATATACATGCATTGCAGCTCTCACaaggccgcacttcgccgctgctctggtgtgaatttggcgttCTTAGCTAAGAAATAGTCCGGTATATAAAACCATACAACTTTTAATGTGTGTTAATTGTAGAGGACAGATTGGTGTAGCATGTAactgtcatttttacatttctgtttgtgtatgaaatgtatttaacatttaacatccCTATTTATATATGAGAGCGGTattcaatcttctcatctaactcttagaaagaatgcaaaaatgtcaaactattcctttaaatgactTCACACTCCTTAACCCAAACATTACACACATTGATGTgatttttttctgcctttttaaaCATGAAATCAGAGACTTTTTCCTTTGGCAACTTACAGCTTAATTTCTTTTCCAGAATAAATCTATTGTTATGTCTTTACAATGTGCCTTGGATGATGTGGCTAAAGGTTATGGATCATATCTCTATAATATTTATTGAAcaagatgtttatttattttttctccagtgtgaatatactgtattgtaACTCAAGAGAGAATAAATACTAGCTTTTGTACAGAGCGTGGTGTTATTGGTCCTTTGGGAGTCCATCGGAGAAATGCTTATGGGATTTTTGTTTGCAATGGTTTCAGTTTTATAGGAATGGTTTCGGGTGATTGGCACAAGGGGAGAGGAGTTCGGGGTCGGGGCGTTTTCTGGAAAACAAAGGCCGGCTCACATTCATGACAGAAAActagagcgagagagaggcgGGGTATGAGAGAGTTTTTATTTGTCTGTCCTGGTGAAAATTTACGATCTCTCATTTTtcctttcatctctctctttcccacCTCCCACTGCatcatccctcctccttccACTTTGCTTTCTTTTCTCATCACGCTATCTCACGAAGCTCCTCTTCCCCCCAAAACATCCCCTTGACCTGTGACAGTGAGGGATTTACATGAAACAGGCTCAGGTACAAACACACCCCCTCATAATCTCTcttgttgtgtctgtgtttcaATGCCGTcgttctctctgtctctgtcaccgCCTCTGCCTCTTactgtttttgctcttctcttctACGCACCCACTCTTTTATCGCTTTCTCACCTGttatctttctttcttgttcGGCTTTATTGCTCTGGACTACGCTTTTTTCTCATGTGCTCTGCAGCAACTCTCTggctccctctcctctcccctcctcgcCCCAGGCCAGATATTAAAGGATCAATGAGAATCTCCTTCGAGGTACACACCTGCACACAACCGCACACTCCCGCCCTGacccccacatacacacacaaacacacacacacacacaaatgtggaCCATGTGCTGCCAAACAAGAGCCCACATGAACCTTAAAAAGCAGCATTA from Sebastes fasciatus isolate fSebFas1 chromosome 10, fSebFas1.pri, whole genome shotgun sequence carries:
- the clcf1 gene encoding uncharacterized protein clcf1; the protein is MKRFCGVHQHQLVLLLAAAMATALDPSHNLASERSSIESTYELTKYLEYQLKEIKDIYLTYLGPPFNEKDFSPPRPNSTALSLPIAATRLELWHGLENQARLAQNQKAYSVLLAAVRELARSTLCPSLKTSLLHFCTGLDGLLGSISALMTTLGYALPPPSANDGELQYPQRGGGGDRPAPLMSQSLYRFRAGTRTESGQRNSQRRSETRAVRGEREDGVAVDPAEKRRGKEGRRAAAPAAGGRSGGSREKGRGERGRRGKREEPEKWTASEEERVAEEEEEELEREEGWRKRRLLSINEDGEEETQPEHRVEVLFPGSDDSLRQPSIQTNNNNNNQYSYNMNLHHIDTLRKEDGFIVEGRFMVVEEKQTDMAASSSTFYHQRRPPRSLLSPTLPPALSTLSLLYQFRAGEEHTLLSQPVPLSLQRGTSLLSPALTPLLSSTSSASSSLLSVRPTMNDFARKVEGFWILRELQSWLWRSAKDFNRLKKRLRG